From Aegilops tauschii subsp. strangulata cultivar AL8/78 chromosome 5, Aet v6.0, whole genome shotgun sequence:
ATCTCGATTGGTCCGCTCGTAGGCTACGTGCCCCAGCCAAGCATGTCGGtagcacaagatcaagatggtaTGGGCGACCATGGCGTGGAGCGGCAGGAACTTCTAAACGTGTCCGCTGCGTTCACGGTGTCCGAAAGTTTCTTTGGGCCGCGCTCGGTGATGTCGCTGGAGGGCGTGTACAACCCGGAGGACGGGCGGATGCACCTGGTCGGCTGCCAAGGCGTCGAGGCCCCATGGCAGATCATGTCAAAGATGAGAGGCCTTCGAAGCGGGATGGACAGCTCCATCGAGTTGGAGGTGCAGTACCCGCCGACGAGGATGCGGTGGCTCTTCAGCCCGTCAGCGAAGGTCCACCTGTCCAGCACAAGGGCCACCGGCGACCCGCTGTACTTCAACAGGACCGAGCTCCTAGAGCACCCCCTCCTATTATGCCCGGGAGATGTCGAACAGATTCATGGAGCAGAAGGGGGTCGTCTGCCTCGCCATGCTATCGGCCACCATCGCTGCCGCCTTACGCCAGCTGAGCTACAtggagtcccacccggacaccgTGCCGTACATCTCCCTCGCCATGCTCGGCGCCCAGGCGCTCTGCTACGGCGCGGCGCTGGTCACCGACGCCAGTATCCTACTTGCGTGGCGAAGGACGTCCGATGACGACGGCAACTACAGGATGCAGGTCCGGGGCCTGCACTGGGACATGGACTGCTCCGTGAAAGCCCTCGCCCTCGCGGCGCTCCTCCTCATGCTGCGCCTGGCGCACAAGGTGCGGCGGTCCAGGGTCCGTGTGCCGCTCGAGCCAGGCGCGTCCCGAGGGACGTGGTCGGCCTCCTATTCACCTCACGTCGACCAAGCCGCCGCCGCATGTGGCGTACACCCAGCAAGCACAGGGCCAGGGAGAGTCCTATACCCATAGCCGGCCCTCCCTCGTACAATATGGCGGCCATGGCGGAGCAGTACATGGGTCTGGTAAGGGAGTGGTTCCTGGCTTCCTGCTGCCGCAGGTTATGGGCAACGCCTGCCTCTGAGGAAGAGCTACTACGCCGGGATCACCGGCAATGTCGCTGCTGCCGCACGTCTACTGACTCCTCCGGCCGCCTTCCGCGGTTGACATGTACCCTGTCCCTTACGAGGTCCAAGATGGGGTCACCATGGGCTTGTACCCCAAGGCTGGTGGCGTGGTGGTGCTCGCGCTCTTGGTCTACGTGCAGCAGCGCTGGAACTACAGGATCCTAGGGTGGGCGGTTGTAGACAAGGAGAAGAATAAGCTGCAGCATGTGTACTGAAGGGCTAGCTGGCTGCTTGAATCAAAACGTCACTACAAATTGTGCTTTCTCAGATTGAGTTTTACTAGTTCAATAAAATTTGTAAATTTGTGTGGTTTGTTTGGAACACACATAGATAATAACTCTATGGGAGTTCTATGATTATATCATTATATATGCAGTCACTGGAAATCAAGGGTCGTTACCTAGTGAGCAAAATACGAATGCCGGATAATAATTCAAATCATACACGGCCAGTTTCCACTTTCCGCCCTTGTTACTGTCTGCTGACGCCCAGTTACAGACACATAGATAACCATTCTAAGTAGAGCTCTGCAAAATCCAGGGTAATGAAGCTATAGCTCCTTTCTGAATATAATAGTCGTTACGCTACACCCGTCGAGAAGATCAGGAGAAGGACTATTCTTTCCTTACTCATCTTGTGGTGGGTGACGAATAAGAATAAGATGGGCAAAGTACGTACCGGCCATCTGTGATACGGATTTTGCGTCTCTGTTCGTGAGCGCCACCAGGAGGCAACACGTTGCCAAGGACATTGATTAATCAAATGGCATCTGAACAAATGTGAAAGTGTGAAACTATTAGTTGTTTGTTGCTGCTTGGATGAGCTATGATGTGAAACAGGTCTTTGCATAACCTCAGTTCTCTATCTTCTTCTCCTGGCTTGCTCTTGCGACTTTTGGGAGGCACCTAACCAATCTCAATGACTCACCTAACCATGACATAGACAGACACCACTGCCTTGGTACGTGCAGGAAGCCGATTATGTACAAGGTTACATAACCTCAAGGAATCAGATATAGAATAATCTGGAGGTTACATGACCTGAAAAAAAGGGTGAAACAAAATTAGAGGAAAAAAACTGTGCGTACAAAGAAATGAGCAAGATCATTGGCCTAATAGACAAGATTAGATCGTTTCACCTGAAGAAAATTTTCTTTGCTCAGAGAGTGTTGGTAAAAACAGATCTCTGGTGGATACAAACAACACGGAAGAGCTTCGCTCCTAGCAGATTGAATTGAAACACGTTCAGTTCGTGGTTTTCTTAACATACTAGCACTGGAACACATAACTAAAACAAACAACAGAGCTCTAGTATCTACTGGAATCCATTTTTCCTCTCAGAGAAGATTGTGAACAAACACACCTTCGAGGACAGCCTTTAGCTTGTCAAACACCCATGCATACTTGAATGACCTGTTGTTCATCTCAGCAGCTTCCTTCTTGGATAGATCAGATGCCCAGTGATGGTTGACATGGCCAGTGACCACGATGTTGATGTGAGTCTTGTCCTTACCCATGGCTGAAACTGCAAGATCAAAGTAGTTGTCGAGCGATGGGTTAAATCAGATACTCAGACACACAA
This genomic window contains:
- the LOC109753805 gene encoding uncharacterized protein; protein product: MAFTDFAILMQALRCGTTSGLDGKAVVLVTGLFRAVPPWEDREMAVKHAGLSDMTLSAEGVPYISMYVPTTRRDILMGQITSMDGSHFPLSCRRGLHPREGCNKVGRPDEWLRMTYNYKKVGQAMELLRRTKTSRISSKLVSMSPISYPRKRAGHDDTASLSEDLHLRFRAGPEWIMKGGQSSERFFELQIISIGPLVGYVPQPSMSVAQDQDGMGDHGVERQELLNVSAAFTVSESFFGPRSVMSLEGVYNPEDGRMHLVGCQGVEAPWQIMSKMRGLRSGMDSSIELEVQYPPTRMRWLFSPSAKVHLSSTRATGDPLFMEQKGVVCLAMLSATIAAALRQLSYMESHPDTVPYISLAMLGAQALCYGAALVTDASILLAWRRTSDDDGNYRMQVRGLHWDMDCSVKALALAALLLMLRLAHKVRRSRVMGNACL